The nucleotide sequence GAGCTTGCGCGGCGGGAGGGACAGGTCGAGGGCGTCGGGACCCTTGGCCCACTTCGATCCCGGGTGGGGGGCGAGGTAGGTGGAGACGAGCTCGTACGCCTTGAACCAGTGGACCAGCTTGGGGCGGTCGATGCCGTCGCGGTAGAGCTTCTCGATGTCGGCGCAGAGCTGGTTGGTGACCTCGGGGGCCCGCTGCCAGTCGATCTTGAGGGTGTTGTCCGTCCAGCGCACCACGTCGTGCTTGTGAAGGTACGCGAAGAGGAGCTGGCCGCCGAGACCGTCGTAGTTGCGGTTGCGGTCGCCGGAGAGCGGGAAGCGGAACATCCGGTCGAAGAGGACGGCGTACTGCACGTCACGGCCGTGGGTGTTGCCCTCGGCCTCCAGCTTCACGGCCTCCTTGAAGGCGGTGAGGTCGCAGCGGAGCTCTTCGAGGCCGTACATCCAGAACGGCTGGCGCTGCTTGATCATGAAGGGGTCGAACGGCAGGTCGCCGTGGCTGTGGGTGCGGTCGTGGACCATGTCCCAGAGCACGAAGGCCTTCTCGCAGCGCTCCTGGTCGTCGATCATCGCGGCGATGTCGGCGGGCAGCTGGATGCCGAGGGTGTCGACGGCGGCCTCGGTGACCTTGCGGAAGCGCGCGGCCTCGCGGTCGCAGAAGATGCCGCCCCAGGAGAAGCGCTCGGGGGCCTCGCGGACGGCGATGGTCTCCGGGAAGAGGACGGCCGAGTTGGTGTCGTACCCGGCGGTGAAGTCCTCGAAGGTGATGCCGCAGAACAGCGGGTTGTCGTAGCGGGTGCGCTCCAGCTCGGCGAGCCACTCCGGCCACACCATGCGGAGCACGACGGCTTCGAGGTTGCGGTCGGGGTTGCCGTTCTGCGTGTACATCGGGAACAGCACCAGGTGCTGGAGCCCGTCCACCCGGTCGGCGGCCGGCTGGAAGGCGAGCAGCGAGTCCAGGAAGTCCGGGACCGTGAAGCCGCT is from Streptomyces venezuelae ATCC 10712 and encodes:
- a CDS encoding DUF6421 family protein → MTEILVQDVTGEGISTAARVIDHPAWPELKNAVEEIRAWQSADGSIDFEAEGAPARAFAELTLDRVTAAIEQLSPLVPHDAAYHRALVSDLRKWAESGFTVPDFLDSLLAFQPAADRVDGLQHLVLFPMYTQNGNPDRNLEAVVLRMVWPEWLAELERTRYDNPLFCGITFEDFTAGYDTNSAVLFPETIAVREAPERFSWGGIFCDREAARFRKVTEAAVDTLGIQLPADIAAMIDDQERCEKAFVLWDMVHDRTHSHGDLPFDPFMIKQRQPFWMYGLEELRCDLTAFKEAVKLEAEGNTHGRDVQYAVLFDRMFRFPLSGDRNRNYDGLGGQLLFAYLHKHDVVRWTDNTLKIDWQRAPEVTNQLCADIEKLYRDGIDRPKLVHWFKAYELVSTYLAPHPGSKWAKGPDALDLSLPPRKLVDDVLPDEFPLSMFFEALAKKLKGVIADTKGITAADASRTERAAA